The following proteins are co-located in the Desulfovibrio legallii genome:
- a CDS encoding acetaldehyde dehydrogenase (acetylating), which produces MVDKDLLSIQEARALVRAARKAQPEFARLSQERVDRVVCAVAEAAASQAESLARMAVDETGFGKPEDKKIKNLLASEKVCARIKDMKTVGVLHADAASKIVEIAVPVGVIAGIVPSTNPTSTVIYKSLIALKSGNAIVFTPHPSAKKCIARTVEIIQGALRACDVAPDLVSSISLPTIEGTNELMKIADLILATGGPGMVKAAYSSGTPALGVGAGNVPAYIERSADVKDAVAKIMSSKTFDNGTICASEQSIVTDACIADQVRAALQEQGGYFLTGEALTKVKTVMERGNGSMNPAIVGRDAVTIAGVAGIEVPPGTRLLISDEKGIGPKYPFSKEKLTALLGFYVVEDWREACEVCTALLHNGGVGHSLSIHSRDEDVIREFGLRKPVSRMLVNTPSTQGAVGISTGLFPSFTLGCGAVGGSATSDNVTPLNLINVRRVAYDLHTPCDFRGQPACTASSACGVSSVPGAAARPCPPSAALSNCCGHAANHDAVVAPQTPAPAPGGNLDINAITELIVAELKKAL; this is translated from the coding sequence ATGGTTGATAAGGATCTGCTTTCCATTCAGGAGGCCCGCGCCCTGGTGCGCGCCGCGCGCAAAGCGCAGCCGGAGTTTGCGCGGCTCTCGCAGGAGCGCGTGGACCGCGTGGTCTGCGCCGTGGCCGAGGCCGCCGCATCCCAGGCCGAATCCCTGGCCCGCATGGCTGTGGATGAAACCGGCTTCGGCAAACCCGAAGACAAAAAAATCAAAAACCTGCTGGCCAGCGAAAAGGTCTGCGCCCGCATCAAGGATATGAAGACAGTGGGCGTGCTGCACGCCGACGCGGCCTCCAAGATAGTGGAAATTGCCGTGCCCGTGGGCGTTATCGCCGGTATCGTGCCTTCCACCAACCCTACCTCCACGGTCATTTACAAGTCGCTCATCGCGCTTAAGTCGGGCAACGCCATTGTCTTCACCCCGCACCCCAGCGCCAAAAAGTGCATTGCCCGTACCGTGGAGATCATCCAGGGCGCACTGCGCGCCTGCGATGTCGCGCCCGACCTGGTCAGCAGCATCAGCCTGCCTACCATTGAGGGCACCAATGAACTCATGAAGATTGCGGACCTTATTCTGGCCACCGGCGGCCCCGGCATGGTCAAGGCGGCCTACAGCTCCGGCACGCCGGCCCTGGGCGTGGGCGCTGGCAACGTGCCCGCCTACATTGAGCGCAGCGCCGACGTCAAAGACGCCGTTGCCAAGATCATGAGCAGCAAAACCTTTGACAACGGCACCATCTGCGCCTCGGAGCAGTCCATCGTCACTGATGCCTGCATTGCCGACCAGGTGCGCGCGGCCCTGCAGGAACAGGGCGGCTACTTCCTCACCGGAGAAGCGCTGACCAAGGTCAAAACCGTCATGGAACGCGGCAACGGCAGCATGAACCCGGCCATCGTGGGCCGCGACGCCGTGACCATCGCCGGCGTTGCCGGCATTGAGGTGCCGCCCGGCACCCGCCTGCTCATCTCGGATGAAAAGGGTATCGGCCCCAAGTACCCCTTCAGCAAGGAAAAGCTCACCGCACTGCTGGGCTTCTATGTGGTGGAGGACTGGCGCGAAGCCTGCGAAGTGTGCACCGCCCTGCTGCACAACGGCGGCGTGGGGCATTCCTTGTCCATCCACTCCCGCGATGAGGACGTGATCCGCGAATTCGGCCTGCGCAAGCCCGTTTCCCGCATGCTGGTCAATACGCCTTCCACCCAGGGGGCTGTGGGCATTTCCACCGGGCTCTTCCCCAGCTTTACTCTGGGCTGCGGGGCCGTGGGCGGCAGCGCCACGTCTGACAACGTAACGCCCCTGAACCTCATCAACGTGCGGCGGGTGGCCTACGACCTGCACACCCCCTGCGACTTCCGCGGCCAGCCCGCCTGCACCGCATCAAGCGCCTGCGGCGTTTCCTCCGTACCAGGCGCGGCAGCACGGCCATGCCCGCCCTCGGCCGCTTTGAGCAACTGTTGCGGCCATGCCGCCAACCACGATGCGGTCGTGGCCCCGCAAACCCCGGCCCCCGCCCCTGGCGGCAATCTGGACATCAACGCCATTACCGAACTGATTGTGGCCGAACTGAAAAAAGCCCTCTGA
- a CDS encoding phosphate propanoyltransferase, with the protein MTAQTCTEQNIKDLLERLVRGVLAETRATPAAGTAPGLAPMNAGPIPVEISARHVHLSTADAINLFGEALRPHKPLSQPGQFLSTQRVRLIGPKGVMDNVAVLGPVRDASQVEISKTDARALGINPPVRQSGDTAGSPGIILASATGIVGLESGVIVASRHIHMHTDDAARFGLKDKDMVDVRLDTERPVILENVLVRVSPDFKLAMHIDADEGNSAGWKPGATGVVIALHRS; encoded by the coding sequence ATGACCGCACAGACCTGCACAGAACAGAATATCAAAGACCTTCTGGAACGCCTGGTGCGCGGCGTGCTCGCTGAAACGCGCGCAACCCCCGCCGCCGGCACGGCCCCCGGCCTCGCGCCCATGAACGCCGGGCCCATACCCGTGGAAATATCCGCCCGCCACGTGCATTTGAGCACTGCCGACGCCATCAACCTGTTTGGCGAGGCTCTGCGCCCCCACAAGCCTCTCTCTCAGCCGGGCCAGTTTCTGAGCACCCAACGCGTGCGTCTCATCGGCCCCAAGGGCGTCATGGACAACGTGGCCGTGCTGGGCCCGGTCAGGGACGCTTCACAGGTGGAAATCTCCAAAACCGACGCCCGCGCCCTGGGCATTAATCCGCCCGTACGCCAAAGCGGCGACACTGCGGGCTCCCCCGGCATCATCCTGGCCTCGGCCACGGGCATTGTGGGGCTGGAATCTGGCGTCATCGTGGCTTCGCGCCATATCCACATGCACACGGACGACGCCGCCCGCTTCGGCCTCAAAGATAAAGACATGGTGGACGTTCGCCTGGATACGGAACGCCCGGTTATCCTGGAAAACGTCCTGGTCCGGGTAAGCCCGGACTTCAAACTGGCCATGCATATTGATGCTGACGAAGGCAACAGCGCCGGTTGGAAGCCTGGCGCTACGGGCGTGGTTATCGCCCTGCACAGGAGC
- a CDS encoding BMC domain-containing protein: protein MTTSSNALGMIETRGLVGAVEAADAMVKAANVTLIGRSQVGAGLVTVMVRGDVGAVKAATDAGAAAAKKVGELVSVHVIPRPHSEVEMILPQREA from the coding sequence ATGACCACTTCTTCCAACGCCCTGGGCATGATCGAAACCCGTGGCCTGGTGGGCGCTGTTGAAGCCGCCGACGCCATGGTCAAGGCCGCCAACGTTACCCTTATCGGCCGCAGCCAGGTGGGCGCGGGCCTGGTCACCGTCATGGTCCGCGGCGACGTGGGCGCAGTCAAGGCCGCTACGGACGCCGGGGCCGCTGCCGCCAAAAAGGTGGGCGAACTGGTGAGCGTGCACGTCATCCCCCGTCCGCACAGCGAAGTGGAGATGATCCTGCCCCAGCGCGAAGCCTAA
- a CDS encoding BMC domain-containing protein, with the protein MLALGLVETKGLVGAIEAADVMLKAADVRLLEKSLASGGLVTITIAGEVSAVQSSVEAARAAVDRLDGAVRISCHVIPRPDGELERILQLQPPCAQAATEEEPPVTAAPDAAATPDAPATTDVVAEAAIPMPENAAATSPPPSLFDREKAKAMSMGALRRLATDLKTDLSSAQIAAANRQTLLNAIERATRKEKE; encoded by the coding sequence ATGCTGGCACTGGGACTTGTGGAAACAAAAGGGCTGGTGGGCGCCATAGAGGCGGCGGACGTCATGCTCAAGGCCGCCGACGTGCGCCTGCTGGAAAAATCACTGGCCTCAGGCGGGCTCGTCACCATCACCATCGCGGGCGAGGTAAGCGCCGTACAATCCTCCGTGGAGGCGGCGCGGGCCGCCGTGGACCGTCTGGACGGGGCCGTCCGCATTTCCTGCCACGTCATTCCCCGCCCGGACGGCGAACTGGAGCGCATCCTGCAGTTGCAGCCCCCCTGCGCCCAGGCCGCAACGGAAGAAGAACCGCCGGTTACGGCTGCCCCCGACGCTGCGGCAACCCCCGACGCTCCTGCCACAACTGACGTCGTTGCTGAAGCCGCCATACCCATGCCGGAAAACGCGGCAGCAACGTCGCCCCCCCCTAGCCTCTTTGACCGGGAAAAGGCCAAAGCCATGAGCATGGGAGCCCTGCGCCGTCTGGCCACGGATTTGAAAACGGACCTGAGCAGCGCCCAGATAGCCGCCGCCAACAGGCAAACCCTGCTGAACGCCATTGAGCGCGCGACACGAAAGGAAAAGGAGTAA
- the cutD gene encoding choline TMA-lyase-activating enzyme, which translates to MIERKANVFNIQKYNMYDGPGIRTLVFFKGCPLRCLWCSNPESQHCRHEVLFKKDLCVHCGACVPVCPVGIHSMVNAQSTHMVDRSKDCIRCEACVRACPQAALAIAGERKSISGLLEVVEQDWLFYENSGGGLTVGGGEPMLQHEALANLLLACKQKGIHTAMETSGYAKPEVVRQLAEICDLFLFDVKHMDADKHYALTGVRNEHILANLQWLLENGCAVNIRMPLLKGYNDENEEIHAVGRFLACHAERKNLKGIDLLPYHRLGVSKYAQLDRDYAIEGNPALDDTDLERIQKILLSYGLAARVIKH; encoded by the coding sequence GTGATCGAGCGCAAGGCCAACGTATTCAACATCCAGAAGTACAATATGTACGACGGACCGGGCATCCGTACCCTGGTGTTTTTCAAGGGCTGCCCCCTGCGCTGCCTCTGGTGTTCCAATCCGGAGAGCCAGCACTGCCGCCATGAGGTTTTGTTCAAAAAAGACCTCTGCGTCCACTGCGGGGCCTGTGTGCCCGTCTGCCCCGTGGGCATTCACAGTATGGTCAATGCTCAAAGTACCCATATGGTGGACAGGAGCAAGGACTGCATCCGCTGCGAAGCCTGCGTGCGCGCCTGTCCGCAGGCGGCCCTGGCCATTGCCGGAGAGCGGAAGAGCATCTCCGGCCTGCTGGAAGTGGTGGAGCAGGACTGGCTGTTCTATGAAAATTCCGGCGGCGGCCTCACCGTGGGCGGCGGCGAACCTATGCTGCAGCACGAAGCCCTGGCCAATCTGCTGCTGGCCTGCAAGCAGAAGGGTATCCACACAGCCATGGAAACCTCCGGCTACGCCAAACCGGAGGTAGTACGCCAACTGGCGGAAATCTGCGATCTGTTTCTCTTTGATGTCAAGCATATGGACGCCGACAAACACTACGCCCTCACGGGTGTGCGCAACGAACACATTTTGGCCAACCTGCAATGGCTGCTGGAAAACGGCTGCGCCGTCAACATCCGCATGCCCCTGCTCAAAGGCTATAATGACGAAAATGAAGAAATACACGCTGTTGGGCGTTTTCTGGCCTGCCATGCGGAACGAAAAAACCTCAAGGGCATTGATCTTTTGCCCTACCACCGCCTGGGTGTGAGCAAATACGCCCAGCTGGACCGGGACTACGCCATTGAAGGCAACCCGGCCCTGGACGATACGGATCTGGAACGCATCCAGAAAATTTTACTAAGCTACGGCCTCGCGGCCAGGGTTATCAAACACTGA